The proteins below are encoded in one region of Micromonospora yangpuensis:
- a CDS encoding DUF397 domain-containing protein, whose product MPNEHTFTLRAQWLGVSTRSGNGSANCVEAGPVLDGSGRFAVRDSKDRTGPTLLFPAADWTTFLSSLPSPPA is encoded by the coding sequence GTGCCGAACGAACATACGTTCACGCTTCGCGCGCAATGGCTCGGCGTCAGCACCCGCAGCGGCAACGGCAGCGCCAACTGCGTCGAAGCCGGGCCGGTGCTCGACGGCAGCGGCCGGTTCGCCGTACGCGACAGCAAGGACCGCACCGGCCCCACCCTGCTCTTCCCCGCAGCCGACTGGACCACCTTCCTCAGCAGCCTCCCTTCCCCACCTGCCTAG
- a CDS encoding inositol-3-phosphate synthase: MGSVRVAIVGVGNCASSLVQGVEYYRDADPNDRVPGLMHVTFGDYHVSDVEFVAAFDVDAKKVGMDLAEAIIASENNTIKLCDVPPTGVSVQRGPTFDGLGQYYREIVQESGAEPVDVAQALRDAQVDVVVSYLPVGSEQADKFYAQAAIDAGCAFVNALPVFIASDPEWAQKFTDAGLPIVGDDIKSQVGATIVHRALAKLFEDRGVELLRTYQLNFGGNMDFMNMLERNRLVSKKISKTQSVTSQIPHEMSKSDVHIGPSDHVPWLDDRKWAYIRLEGRSFGDTPLNAELKLEVWDSPNSAGVIIDAVRAAKIALDRKIGGPILSASSYFMKSPPVQYADHEAHAAVEGFITGEVER; encoded by the coding sequence ATGGGCTCCGTCCGCGTCGCCATCGTCGGTGTGGGTAACTGCGCCTCGTCCCTGGTCCAGGGCGTGGAGTACTACCGCGACGCCGACCCGAACGACCGCGTTCCGGGTCTCATGCACGTCACCTTCGGCGACTACCACGTCTCGGACGTGGAGTTCGTGGCGGCGTTCGACGTGGACGCCAAGAAGGTGGGCATGGACCTCGCGGAGGCGATCATCGCCAGCGAGAACAACACCATCAAGCTCTGCGACGTACCGCCGACCGGCGTCAGCGTGCAGCGCGGCCCGACCTTCGACGGTCTGGGCCAGTACTACCGGGAGATCGTCCAGGAGTCCGGCGCCGAGCCGGTCGACGTGGCGCAGGCGCTGCGCGACGCCCAGGTCGACGTGGTCGTCTCCTACCTGCCGGTCGGCTCCGAGCAGGCCGACAAGTTCTACGCCCAGGCCGCGATCGACGCCGGTTGCGCGTTCGTCAACGCCCTGCCGGTCTTCATCGCCTCCGACCCGGAGTGGGCGCAGAAGTTCACCGACGCCGGCCTGCCGATCGTCGGCGACGACATCAAGAGCCAGGTCGGCGCCACCATCGTGCACCGCGCCCTGGCGAAGCTCTTCGAGGACCGCGGCGTCGAGCTGCTGCGCACGTACCAGCTCAACTTCGGCGGCAACATGGACTTCATGAACATGCTGGAGCGCAACCGCCTGGTCTCGAAGAAGATCTCGAAGACCCAGTCGGTCACCTCGCAGATCCCGCACGAGATGAGCAAGAGCGACGTGCACATCGGCCCGTCGGACCACGTGCCGTGGCTCGACGACCGCAAGTGGGCGTACATCCGCCTGGAGGGCCGCTCCTTCGGTGACACCCCGCTCAACGCGGAGCTGAAGCTGGAGGTGTGGGACTCGCCGAACTCGGCAGGTGTCATCATCGACGCCGTCCGGGCCGCGAAGATCGCCCTGGACCGCAAGATCGGTGGCCCGATCCTCTCGGCCTCCTCCTACTTCATGAAGTCCCCCCCGGTGCAGTACGCCGACCACGAGGCGCACGCCGCCGTCGAGGGATTCATCACCGGCGAGGTCGAGCGCTGA
- a CDS encoding S8 family serine peptidase has product MIGRSAAAGLALVCATSVACAVTGSAALAAPGDSQRAPVRGTEHPGAVPDRYIVVLKGKASATTVRSTASALTRANGGKVRKVYTKALNGYSAAMTRRQAQQVAADPAVAYVEQVQRATASASQPSPPSWGLDRIDQVTPKLNNSYSYSATGKGVTAYVIDTGIDVKHADFGGRAVNGWDFVDDDPIAEDCDGHGTHVAGTVGGTKYGVAKEVDLVAVRVLDCYGSGSSEQILAAVDWVTANAAKPAVVNMSLGFGGINMAVDDAVNRSISSGLTYAVAAGNSMQNACEVSPAAVPAAITVGATDRIDYRAWFSNYGSCLDIFAPGASIVSAKAGTSSGSIAFNGTSMASPHVAGAAALLLQANKALTPKQVRDAIVTNGSAGAVHDSYGSIDRMLRVGKNSVARSSFGLKARSNGAYVTAQSKGTQPLLAKAGVLGGWEKYDIVDAGGGLVGLRAKANGKFVTAQSKGTGPLLAKASAIGGWEKFQLVHNTDGTVSLKATVNGKYVTTPSAGKSPLIASKTSISTWEKFDLDAPAPVVSIKSRASNKFVTTPSAGKSPLVPSKTSVSTWEKFEVVNLDGGYFALKALSNGKYVTAESAGSKPLVARSTSIGDWQVFDFLDYNPDGTVYVRAYIDVQAVTAGSAGTSQLISSRNINWESETLGLGNGEKFYFSAA; this is encoded by the coding sequence GTGATAGGCCGCTCTGCGGCGGCCGGGCTCGCCCTCGTCTGCGCTACCTCCGTCGCCTGCGCCGTCACCGGATCCGCCGCGCTGGCGGCCCCGGGCGACAGTCAGCGGGCACCCGTGCGCGGCACCGAACACCCGGGTGCCGTGCCGGACCGGTACATCGTCGTGCTCAAGGGCAAGGCGAGTGCCACCACGGTCCGCTCCACCGCCTCGGCCCTGACCAGGGCCAACGGCGGCAAGGTCCGCAAGGTCTACACCAAGGCCCTGAACGGCTACTCCGCCGCCATGACCCGGCGGCAGGCCCAGCAGGTCGCGGCCGACCCGGCCGTGGCCTACGTCGAGCAGGTCCAGCGGGCCACCGCCTCGGCCAGCCAGCCCAGCCCGCCCTCCTGGGGGCTGGACCGGATCGACCAGGTGACCCCGAAGCTGAACAACTCCTACTCCTACTCGGCCACCGGCAAGGGCGTCACCGCGTACGTCATCGACACCGGTATCGACGTCAAGCACGCCGACTTCGGTGGTCGGGCCGTCAACGGCTGGGACTTCGTCGACGACGACCCGATCGCCGAGGACTGCGACGGGCACGGCACCCACGTCGCCGGCACCGTCGGCGGCACGAAGTACGGGGTGGCCAAGGAGGTCGACCTGGTCGCCGTCCGGGTGCTGGACTGCTACGGCAGCGGCTCCAGCGAGCAGATCCTCGCTGCCGTCGACTGGGTGACCGCCAACGCGGCCAAGCCGGCCGTGGTCAACATGAGCCTCGGCTTCGGCGGCATCAACATGGCCGTCGACGACGCGGTCAACCGGTCCATCTCAAGTGGCCTGACCTACGCCGTCGCGGCCGGCAACAGCATGCAGAACGCCTGCGAGGTCTCCCCGGCGGCCGTTCCGGCGGCCATCACCGTGGGAGCCACCGACCGGATCGACTACCGGGCCTGGTTCTCCAACTACGGCAGCTGCCTGGACATCTTCGCCCCCGGGGCGAGCATCGTCTCGGCCAAGGCCGGCACCAGCAGCGGCAGCATCGCCTTCAACGGCACCTCGATGGCGTCGCCGCACGTGGCCGGGGCCGCGGCCCTGCTGCTGCAGGCGAACAAGGCCCTCACCCCGAAGCAGGTCCGGGATGCGATCGTCACCAACGGGTCGGCCGGCGCCGTGCACGACAGCTACGGTTCGATCGACCGGATGCTGCGGGTCGGCAAGAACTCGGTGGCCCGCAGCTCCTTCGGCCTGAAGGCCCGCTCCAACGGGGCCTACGTGACCGCGCAGAGCAAGGGCACCCAGCCCCTGCTGGCCAAGGCCGGCGTGCTCGGCGGCTGGGAGAAGTACGACATCGTCGACGCCGGCGGTGGGCTGGTGGGCCTGCGCGCCAAGGCCAACGGCAAGTTCGTCACCGCACAGAGCAAGGGCACCGGCCCGCTGCTGGCCAAGGCGTCGGCGATCGGCGGCTGGGAGAAGTTCCAGCTCGTCCACAACACCGACGGTACGGTCAGCCTCAAGGCCACGGTCAACGGCAAGTACGTGACCACGCCCAGCGCCGGCAAGTCCCCGCTGATCGCCAGCAAGACCAGCATCAGCACCTGGGAGAAGTTCGACCTCGACGCCCCGGCGCCGGTGGTCAGCATCAAGTCCCGCGCCAGCAACAAGTTCGTCACCACGCCCAGTGCCGGCAAGTCCCCGCTGGTCCCCAGCAAGACCAGCGTGAGCACCTGGGAGAAGTTCGAGGTGGTCAACCTCGACGGCGGCTACTTCGCCCTGAAGGCCCTCTCCAACGGCAAGTACGTCACCGCGGAGAGCGCCGGCAGCAAGCCGCTGGTGGCCCGGAGCACCTCCATCGGTGACTGGCAGGTCTTCGACTTCCTGGACTACAACCCGGACGGCACCGTCTACGTGCGGGCCTACATCGATGTGCAGGCCGTCACCGCCGGCAGCGCCGGCACCAGCCAGCTCATCTCCAGCCGCAACATCAACTGGGAAAGCGAGACCCTGGGCCTCGGCAACGGCGAAAAGTTCTACTTCTCCGCCGCCTGA
- a CDS encoding PadR family transcriptional regulator has protein sequence MLELAILGLLQEAPMHGYELRKELTAKLGAIRAAISYGSLYPTLRRLQTAGWITEAAETPATADEVPALTSRRGRVVYEITAEGKERFAELIGQAGPETYDDTGFGVHFAFFARTDQATRLRILEGRRRKIEERREGLRDVLGRAAERLDAYTLELQRHGLDACEREVRWLEELIANERSGRAPAAPDPGTAGVRRDDPNPPPPGESRTERP, from the coding sequence GTGCTCGAGCTCGCCATCCTCGGCCTCCTCCAGGAAGCCCCGATGCACGGATACGAGCTGCGCAAGGAGCTCACCGCGAAGCTCGGCGCCATCCGGGCGGCGATCAGCTACGGCTCGCTCTACCCGACGCTGCGCCGGTTGCAGACGGCGGGTTGGATCACCGAAGCCGCCGAGACGCCCGCGACGGCAGACGAGGTCCCCGCGCTGACCAGCCGGCGCGGGCGGGTGGTCTACGAGATCACCGCGGAGGGCAAGGAACGCTTCGCCGAGCTGATCGGGCAGGCCGGCCCCGAGACGTACGACGACACCGGCTTCGGCGTGCACTTCGCGTTCTTCGCCCGCACCGACCAGGCGACCCGGCTCCGCATCCTGGAGGGCCGCCGCCGCAAGATCGAGGAACGTCGTGAAGGCCTTCGCGACGTGCTCGGTCGGGCTGCCGAGCGGCTCGACGCGTACACCCTGGAACTTCAACGCCACGGCCTGGATGCCTGTGAGCGTGAGGTCCGCTGGCTGGAGGAGCTCATCGCCAACGAGCGCTCCGGCCGCGCACCGGCAGCCCCCGACCCGGGGACCGCCGGTGTTCGACGAGATGATCCCAACCCGCCCCCGCCTGGCGAGTCCAGGACAGAGCGGCCGTGA
- a CDS encoding CCA tRNA nucleotidyltransferase yields MSEASVPPVTDRRDLTAAQRNAVAELLRVSPVADELGRRFARAGHELHLVGGSVRDALLGRLGDDLDFCTDAHPDQTLRIIKGWAEAIWETGREFGTIGAQRDGLRLEITTFRAEAYDQVSRNPVVEYGTSLADDLRRRDFTVNAMAVSLPEHRFTDPYGGLDDLAAKLVRTPGTPRESFGDDPLRMLRAARFAAQLRFAVHPDVRTAMTRMAADLDRITAERIRDEFTKLLCGADPITGLRLLVDTGLAERFLPELTGLKLEIDEHAQHKDVYEHTLTVVGNAISMESDGPDFVLRMAALMHDVGKPATKAVGPDGRVSFHHHEVVGARLTKARMKALRYPKDVTSQVVKLVGLHLRFYGYGRGEWTDSAVRRYVTDAGDLLTRLHKLTRSDCTTRNRRKAAQLAGDYDALEERIARIAAEEDLARVRPDLDGNDIMALLGVPPGPMVGRAWKHLKEQRLEHGPLDRDAAEAELLRWAREQGILD; encoded by the coding sequence ATGTCCGAGGCCTCCGTACCCCCCGTCACCGACCGTCGCGATCTCACCGCCGCGCAGCGCAACGCCGTCGCCGAACTGCTCCGGGTCTCCCCGGTCGCCGACGAGCTGGGCCGCCGGTTCGCGCGGGCCGGTCATGAGCTGCACCTGGTGGGCGGTTCGGTCCGGGACGCGCTGCTCGGCCGGCTCGGCGACGACCTGGACTTCTGCACCGACGCGCACCCCGACCAGACGCTGCGGATCATCAAGGGCTGGGCCGAGGCGATCTGGGAGACCGGTCGGGAGTTCGGCACCATCGGGGCCCAGCGCGACGGGCTGCGACTGGAGATCACCACCTTCCGGGCCGAGGCGTACGACCAGGTCAGCCGGAACCCGGTGGTCGAGTACGGCACGAGCCTCGCCGACGACCTGCGGCGGCGGGACTTCACCGTCAACGCGATGGCGGTGAGCCTGCCCGAGCACCGGTTCACCGACCCGTACGGCGGGTTGGACGACCTGGCCGCCAAGCTCGTCCGTACCCCCGGAACGCCGCGGGAGTCCTTCGGCGACGACCCGCTGCGGATGCTGCGGGCGGCGCGGTTCGCCGCCCAGCTGCGCTTCGCGGTGCACCCCGACGTCCGGACGGCGATGACCCGGATGGCCGCCGACCTGGACCGGATCACCGCCGAGCGGATCCGCGACGAGTTCACCAAGCTGCTCTGCGGCGCGGACCCGATCACCGGGCTGCGGCTGCTTGTCGACACCGGCCTGGCCGAGCGTTTCCTGCCCGAGCTGACCGGGCTCAAGCTGGAGATCGACGAGCACGCCCAGCACAAGGACGTCTACGAGCACACCCTGACCGTGGTCGGCAACGCGATCTCGATGGAGTCCGACGGGCCCGACTTCGTGCTGCGGATGGCCGCGCTCATGCACGACGTGGGCAAGCCGGCGACCAAGGCGGTCGGCCCGGACGGCCGGGTCAGCTTCCACCACCACGAGGTGGTGGGGGCCCGGCTGACCAAGGCCCGGATGAAGGCGTTGCGCTACCCCAAGGACGTCACCAGCCAGGTGGTCAAGCTGGTCGGCCTGCACCTGCGCTTCTACGGGTACGGCCGGGGCGAGTGGACCGACTCGGCGGTGCGCCGGTACGTCACCGACGCCGGTGACCTGCTGACCCGGCTGCACAAGCTGACCCGCTCGGACTGCACCACCCGCAACCGGCGCAAGGCCGCCCAACTGGCCGGCGACTACGACGCGCTGGAGGAGCGGATCGCCCGGATCGCCGCCGAGGAGGACCTCGCCCGGGTCCGCCCCGACCTGGACGGCAACGACATCATGGCGCTGCTCGGCGTACCGCCGGGGCCGATGGTCGGACGGGCCTGGAAGCACCTGAAGGAACAGCGCCTGGAACACGGCCCGCTGGACCGCGACGCGGCCGAGGCGGAGCTGCTGCGCTGGGCCCGCGAGCAGGGCATCCTCGACTGA
- a CDS encoding transglycosylase domain-containing protein, with translation MNSYGDPSSPHGRAQIPGADDAYRPPGTGWSPAQDDAAPTGRASASATPRGAASSGRASVGGSAPVRGAASPPAQGPQSSYGAAQPPGARGAASPPGSYGGAQSGSYGAAQPPASRGTGSASVGRAGPGRASVPVSPAGGGYPGGATPGRSGRASVPVSPAPGSGSAGRASVGTAAPGRASVGAGSGRASVGAAAVGGAAVGSAGRASVARAAVSPVSGGPGGPGGPGGPGGPGGPGRRGRSGDPDAVKRAKKRKRINMLIASFAVFVMLAGLGVVGFTYYSTTVVLPDEVPLPLSTTVYASDNKTVVAKLGNENRTIVTIKDIPEHVQHAVAAAEDRNFYRHSGVDYKGIARAAWNNLSNGDRQGASTITQQYARNAFESLKDDTYARKVKEAILASKLNDQMDKPEIMQHYLNVIYFGRGAYGIEAAAGTFFNKRAKDLTVAEGAVLAAMIKQPQATATHKGYDPAVNLPDAQGRWTYVLDGMQAEGWIGAPGKPERPTEYPKVAKQAKDGNGFGVNTPKGNVVNYVRAELEQWGVCSNSGAENKPNCVDELRGGGYRIRTTINAKMQNALEKAAQPGRKGSVLAGQPKNLMAAVVSIDPRNGRVLAYYGGDSGADFDYAGKNTNQNGDLVGGHPPGSSFKVYTLAAAIDAGISVKSRWDATPFKPEGFKNEVQNANRGAGICGKNCTLEVSTVQSYNVPFFHLTEKIGPAKVVNLARQSGVSTMWTTDPPKPYDLMKNKPEDLAPSKFDRVVGYGQYPVTVLDHANGLATLANGGKYNKAHFVLSVERQNKDTGKMEKVAGTGEKLDPEQRVRKDVADEVTAVLKEITAKSQNGKLDDGRQAAGKTGTWEHAGSAENAHAWMVGYTPQLATAVWIGSRDPEKPKILDKDGNNIGGGTIPSMLWKKYMDEALKGQDKESLPDITGMGDQEAGNGEAPPPPPPPAPEPEAPPTVPGGPGGNNGGPGGPGCNPQTDPLCPGFGGGGNNGPGGPGQDGGGFNPRPGNQNEDED, from the coding sequence ATGAACTCGTACGGCGATCCCAGTTCCCCGCATGGGCGGGCGCAGATCCCGGGTGCGGATGACGCGTACCGGCCGCCGGGGACCGGTTGGTCACCTGCGCAGGACGACGCGGCTCCGACCGGCCGGGCCTCGGCCTCGGCCACCCCTCGGGGGGCCGCCTCCAGCGGCCGGGCCTCGGTCGGCGGCTCCGCACCGGTCCGGGGGGCGGCCTCACCGCCGGCCCAGGGGCCACAGAGTTCCTACGGGGCGGCCCAGCCGCCCGGTGCCCGCGGCGCGGCGTCGCCGCCCGGCTCCTACGGCGGTGCCCAGTCCGGTTCCTACGGGGCGGCCCAGCCGCCGGCGTCCAGGGGTACGGGCAGCGCGTCGGTCGGCCGGGCCGGGCCGGGCCGGGCCTCGGTGCCGGTCTCCCCGGCAGGCGGCGGGTACCCGGGCGGTGCGACCCCTGGCCGCTCCGGTCGGGCCTCGGTGCCGGTCTCCCCGGCCCCCGGCTCCGGATCGGCCGGTCGTGCGAGTGTGGGTACCGCCGCGCCCGGTCGGGCCAGCGTCGGTGCCGGCTCCGGCCGGGCCAGCGTCGGTGCGGCGGCGGTGGGCGGGGCGGCCGTCGGCTCGGCCGGCCGGGCCTCGGTGGCCCGCGCGGCCGTCTCCCCGGTCTCCGGCGGACCCGGTGGTCCCGGCGGACCCGGTGGCCCAGGGGGGCCGGGTGGTCCCGGTCGCCGGGGTCGCAGCGGCGACCCGGACGCGGTGAAGCGGGCCAAGAAGCGCAAACGGATCAACATGCTGATCGCCAGCTTCGCGGTCTTCGTCATGCTGGCCGGGCTCGGCGTGGTCGGTTTCACCTACTACTCGACCACCGTGGTGCTGCCCGACGAGGTGCCGCTGCCGCTGAGCACCACCGTCTACGCCAGCGACAACAAGACGGTCGTGGCCAAGCTCGGCAACGAGAACCGCACGATCGTCACCATCAAGGACATCCCGGAGCACGTCCAGCACGCGGTGGCCGCCGCCGAGGACCGGAACTTCTACCGGCACTCCGGCGTCGACTACAAGGGCATCGCCCGGGCCGCCTGGAACAACCTCTCCAACGGCGACCGGCAGGGTGCCTCGACGATCACCCAGCAGTACGCCCGCAACGCGTTCGAGAGCCTCAAGGACGACACGTACGCCCGGAAGGTCAAGGAGGCGATCCTCGCCTCCAAGCTCAATGACCAGATGGACAAGCCCGAGATCATGCAGCACTACCTCAACGTGATCTACTTCGGGCGCGGCGCGTACGGCATCGAGGCCGCGGCCGGCACCTTCTTCAACAAGCGGGCCAAGGACCTGACCGTCGCCGAGGGCGCGGTCCTCGCCGCGATGATCAAGCAGCCGCAGGCCACCGCCACCCACAAGGGGTACGACCCGGCGGTCAACCTGCCCGACGCGCAGGGCCGGTGGACCTACGTCCTGGACGGCATGCAGGCCGAGGGCTGGATCGGCGCCCCCGGCAAGCCGGAACGCCCCACCGAGTACCCGAAGGTGGCCAAGCAGGCCAAGGACGGCAACGGCTTCGGCGTCAACACGCCCAAGGGCAACGTGGTCAACTACGTCCGGGCGGAGCTGGAGCAGTGGGGGGTGTGCAGCAACTCCGGCGCCGAGAACAAGCCGAACTGCGTCGACGAGTTGCGCGGCGGCGGGTACCGGATCCGAACCACCATCAACGCCAAGATGCAGAACGCCCTGGAGAAGGCCGCCCAGCCGGGCCGCAAGGGCTCGGTCCTCGCCGGCCAGCCGAAGAACCTGATGGCGGCGGTGGTCTCGATCGACCCGCGCAACGGCCGGGTGCTCGCCTACTACGGTGGTGACAGCGGGGCGGACTTCGACTACGCCGGCAAGAACACCAACCAGAACGGCGACCTGGTCGGTGGTCATCCGCCGGGCTCGTCGTTCAAGGTCTACACCCTGGCGGCGGCGATCGACGCCGGCATCTCGGTCAAGTCCCGCTGGGACGCCACCCCGTTCAAGCCGGAAGGCTTCAAGAACGAGGTGCAGAACGCCAACCGGGGGGCCGGCATCTGTGGCAAGAACTGCACCCTGGAGGTCTCCACCGTCCAGTCGTACAACGTGCCGTTCTTCCACCTGACCGAGAAGATCGGTCCGGCCAAGGTGGTCAACCTGGCCCGGCAGTCCGGCGTCAGCACCATGTGGACCACCGACCCGCCCAAGCCGTACGACCTGATGAAGAACAAGCCCGAGGACCTCGCCCCGAGCAAGTTCGACCGGGTCGTCGGGTACGGGCAGTACCCGGTCACCGTGCTCGACCACGCCAACGGTCTGGCCACGCTGGCCAACGGCGGCAAGTACAACAAGGCGCACTTCGTCCTGTCGGTGGAGCGGCAGAACAAGGACACCGGCAAGATGGAGAAGGTCGCCGGCACCGGGGAGAAGCTCGACCCGGAGCAGCGGGTCCGCAAGGACGTCGCCGACGAGGTGACCGCGGTGCTCAAGGAGATTACCGCCAAGAGCCAGAACGGCAAGCTGGACGACGGTCGGCAGGCCGCCGGCAAGACCGGCACCTGGGAACACGCCGGCTCGGCGGAGAACGCGCACGCCTGGATGGTCGGCTACACCCCGCAGTTGGCCACGGCGGTCTGGATCGGCAGCCGGGACCCGGAGAAGCCGAAGATCCTCGACAAGGACGGCAACAACATCGGCGGTGGCACGATCCCGTCGATGCTGTGGAAGAAGTACATGGACGAGGCACTGAAGGGCCAGGACAAGGAGTCGCTGCCGGACATCACCGGGATGGGCGACCAGGAGGCCGGCAACGGCGAGGCGCCCCCGCCGCCTCCGCCTCCGGCGCCGGAGCCGGAGGCCCCACCGACCGTTCCTGGTGGTCCGGGTGGCAACAACGGCGGCCCGGGCGGCCCCGGCTGTAACCCGCAGACCGATCCGTTGTGTCCGGGCTTCGGCGGTGGTGGCAACAACGGCCCGGGCGGGCCGGGGCAGGACGGCGGCGGGTTCAATCCAAGACCCGGCAACCAGAACGAAGACGAGGACTGA
- a CDS encoding DUF5318 domain-containing protein yields MRGSRQVVDYSLQKRAVLRELLAGRVGTYDVCDASPYLKNAARFHGESTEERCPICRSENLTHVHYIYGDELKQSAGQARTRDELPALAMTLREFQVFVVEVCLGCDWNHLVEQYLLGRDGLVDDPEGGPGQDAMGGAVTPGAGTGSTPRRRREAQR; encoded by the coding sequence ATGCGTGGGTCTCGCCAGGTGGTCGACTACTCGCTCCAGAAGCGGGCGGTGCTGCGTGAGCTCCTCGCCGGGCGGGTCGGCACGTACGACGTCTGTGACGCCTCGCCGTATCTGAAGAACGCCGCGCGTTTCCACGGCGAGTCCACCGAGGAGCGCTGCCCGATCTGCCGTAGTGAGAACCTCACGCACGTCCACTACATTTACGGCGACGAGCTCAAGCAGTCCGCCGGCCAGGCCCGCACCCGGGACGAGCTGCCCGCGCTGGCGATGACGTTGCGTGAGTTCCAGGTCTTCGTGGTGGAGGTGTGCCTCGGCTGTGACTGGAACCACCTCGTGGAGCAGTACCTGCTCGGGCGGGACGGGCTCGTCGACGACCCGGAGGGCGGTCCGGGGCAGGACGCGATGGGCGGTGCCGTGACCCCGGGGGCGGGCACCGGCTCGACCCCCCGGCGAAGGCGAGAGGCGCAACGGTGA
- a CDS encoding ribbon-helix-helix protein, CopG family encodes MAFTLTLKPEIEQRLRELAEAEHRSMHKTVELAIQEYLDRQARNEWTRQAARRVRERNAEFYEMLGDR; translated from the coding sequence ATGGCCTTCACCCTGACGCTCAAGCCCGAAATCGAACAGCGGCTCCGTGAGCTGGCCGAGGCTGAGCATCGCTCGATGCACAAGACCGTCGAGCTGGCCATCCAGGAGTACCTCGACCGCCAGGCGCGCAACGAGTGGACCCGCCAGGCCGCTAGGCGGGTTCGTGAGCGGAACGCAGAGTTCTACGAGATGTTGGGGGACCGGTGA
- a CDS encoding methylated-DNA--[protein]-cysteine S-methyltransferase, whose product MRWIVVDSPIGEFSVATDSGGVCGAHFGRVPSAVEAPDAELDRQAVGELRAYFAGELTEFTVPVVLRRGSEFERAVWREMTLIPYGETLTYGQVARALGDPGAARAVGVACNRNPVPVIVPCHRIVGAGGKLVGFGGGLPRKVKLLELEAGVALRRAWS is encoded by the coding sequence ATGCGCTGGATCGTGGTCGACTCACCGATCGGTGAGTTCTCGGTGGCTACCGACTCCGGCGGGGTGTGCGGAGCGCACTTCGGCCGGGTGCCCTCGGCGGTGGAGGCCCCCGATGCCGAGCTGGATCGGCAGGCGGTCGGTGAGCTGCGGGCGTACTTCGCGGGAGAGCTGACCGAGTTCACCGTGCCGGTGGTGCTGCGCCGGGGCTCGGAGTTCGAGCGGGCGGTCTGGCGAGAGATGACCCTGATTCCGTACGGGGAGACGCTTACCTACGGCCAGGTGGCCAGGGCCCTCGGCGATCCGGGGGCCGCGCGGGCGGTCGGGGTCGCCTGCAACCGCAATCCGGTGCCGGTGATCGTCCCCTGCCACCGGATCGTCGGTGCGGGCGGGAAGCTGGTCGGCTTCGGTGGCGGCCTACCCCGCAAGGTGAAGCTCCTGGAACTCGAAGCCGGCGTCGCCCTCCGCCGCGCCTGGTCCTGA